Genomic DNA from Leptospira venezuelensis:
GTTTTTGGTTGGTGGACGAGATGTCAATCGAAAAGAATGTTTTTTAAGTATGTGGGAATCTGAGCTTCAAAATTGGGAAAATATCCTTCCGGCGTTCAAGACGTATCGGGATGAATTCCGTAATATCTATCATCTTAGGAATATTGGAAGTGTATTGCATTGGGACATGGAGATCGGTATCCCAAGCGACGGCTTAGGTGAAAGAGGTGATCAACTTAGTTTTCTTTCCGGACTTGCTCATAAATCTTTTATCAGTGATTCATTTCGCAGTTTAGCGGAGAAAGCAAGAGAAGAAAATTCTCGCTCTGATGCTCCGGGTAAATCTCTTAGAGAAAGAGAACTGCATTTATTATTCAAAGATCTGGATCGTTCTTCTTGTTTGCCTATCTCTTGGGTGGAAGAATTTTCCAAGGTTACAAGTCAGGCTCATTCTATTTGGGTAGATGCAAGAAAGAAGAATGATGCTTCTTCTTTTCTTCCTATCTTACAAAAGATCGTAGATCTTGTATTTCAGAAGGCTGACTATTTTGGTTATTCTACGGAAGCGTATGACGCTCTTTTAGATGAATATGAACCGGAAGCAAAAGCTTCAGGCTTAGAAGTTCTATTCGCTGATCTTAGAAAATCTTTAGTACCTCTAATTGCGAAAGCAAAAGATGCAGAGTTTCCTTTTCAGGGAAATTTTCCGATCGATTCTCAGATTCCTTTTAATACAAGTCTTCCTGTTCTTTTGGGTTTGCCTGAGTCAGGATTTCGTTTGGATTCCAGCGCTCATCCATTCTCTACTTCTTTAGGTTCTTTTGATAAAAGGATCACAACACGTTACGAAGAATCTGATCCACTTTCTTCCGTGTATTCCGTTTTGCATGAAACTGGTCATGCTTTGTATGAGGCTGGAATTTCTTTAATTGTGGGAGGTCCTTCTCCTTTAAAAGATTCCGTTTCTTTAGGTGTTCATGAATCTCAGAGCCGTCTTTGGGAAAACCAAGTGGGAAGGTCCAAAGAATTTTGGCAAGGGATCTATCCTCTATTTCTGAAGAACTTAGGAATCTCCGAATCTTCCCTCCCTTTTTCTAAACTTTATTCTTTTGTGAATAAATCCAAACCCTCTTTGATCAGAGTAGAAGCAGACCAGATTACTTATAATCTACATGTGATCTTACGATTCCAAATTGAAAGGGCAATTTTCAAAAAGGAACTGGCTTTAAAAGATCTTTCAGATGCTTGGAAAGATGGAATGAAATCTTTGCTTGGTGTAGATGTTCCGGATGATTCACAAGGATTTTTGCAGGATGTTCATTGGAGCGGCGGGGCCTTCGGTTATTTTCCTACTTACTCTTTGGGAAATATTTATGCGGCCCAACTCTATTCCGCCTTCGTCTGTCAAAATCCTAAGTTTAAGGATGAATTGAAAAACAGAGAAACTTCTTCTCTCCTTAATTGGCTTAGAAAACATGTTCACAGTAAGGGTAGGAGTCTGGAAGCAAAGGAACTCATCCGACAAGCAACCGGAGAAGAGCCAAACTCCAAATACTTAGTGGAATATTTGGATTCTAAGATCAATGAACAAGAGGAAATATGAGCGGAGAAGATAAGGAAGAATTAACTCTAAAATCCTTCGAAGAATTGTCTTTCTTTGATAATCTTGCATTGTTTTATTTATGTAATGAAACTCCTCCGCAAACCTTGGCACTTGCGTTCTTGGTTGGAGATAAAAAAGTTTGCGGTTCTATGTTAGGAGTTATGGATGCAAAACGTAGGAAATTTGTTCATGAGCTAATGTCCAAACAAAACGATGTTCCGGATGAAAAGAAACATGCAGCAGCTCAAGGACTACTTATCATTGCTGATGGATTGATACAAAGGAACCTGATCCGCAAACAGGGAAAATTTTATTTCGGAACAGAAAGGGCAGGCTCTTAAATAAGAACTATTCTTATCTCGGAGTATAATAAATAACTGCTACTCCAAATAAGGCGATCAAAGATCCTATGATGTCATATCGGTCTGGTTGAAACCCATCCATCTTCCAGGCCCATAACAAAGACATCACAATAAAGAATCCACCGTAGGTAGCGTACACTCTTCCAAAGGAAGAAGATTGTAAAGCGGCGACTACTCCGTACAAAGCTAAGATCAATCCGCCAATAATCAGATAGACTACTGATTTGGATTCTTTGTACCAAAGCCATACAAGATATCCGCCGCCTATTTCACAAAGACCTGCGAATATAAAGATCATTACCGATTTAAAGTATTCCATATCATGATTTCTTTTTGAAAGGCTGTTTTTTAGAAGAAGAAAACTGATCCGAACCTTATCTAAACGACAGATTCGGATCTCGAAATTTTTAGATTAAAGGACGACCAAGCATCGCATTTACAAAAACTGCTCCTACCAAGATTGCATAACCTATAGATACAATTTTAACACTAAAAGTATTCCAACTTTGTTTAATCGCTAGGAAAGCGAATAATGGAAGAACTTGTAAAGCATGGATCCCCACAAAATGCGCGATACGAATATCTCCACCATTTACACTCCAATTCACTAGCGGTAATCCTGGACCTCCGTCAGGAGCACCTACTGCATGAGCGAGTCTCGCAGATATAAAAACACCGATCACAGAAGCAATTGTAAAGATCCAAAGAGAGAATCTAACCGCAGTTAACACTCTAGGATCCAACTTGGAACCCAGAAGTTTGAACTTTCTATCCATCAAAATTGCGACTGGTATCATAGGAAATATAAACATTCCCATGATACTATAGATGGCTCCGTCAAATGCAGATGATTGGTTAAAGTGAGATTGCACTCCTCTCGCAGATTGAAAAGTAATCAGCACCAATTCCACAGCTGTGGAGATCACAAAGTATTTTTCAACCCTATCTCTAAACGTAGGAAAGTCTCCCAATAATTCCAAGAACCAAGCCATGGTCCAAAGAAAGATTCCAATCGAAACGGCAAACTTGATCGGTTTGATCCAAGTATTGACTCCTACTACAATTCTTGGATCTATTTGAGAAAGAAGAATGTAAACTGGTATTAAAAGTAAAGATACCAACCCAACATAAAAACTTAAGCTTCTATTCTTTCTTAAAGTACAGAAAAAACCTTCCGATTGAGAATGATTCGGATATAAAACATTAGATGCTTGCATGGTTTCCTCCTTTTCTCCAACGAACAATTTGAAATAATAAATAACCGATTGGTCCAAACATCAGTGTTAAAAATAAACAAGGGATCAGTATCCATTTGGAAATACCCAATACCTCTGCTTCTTTTGTTTCCCAAATTCCAACAAATAGGTCGAAGGCAAGATAGTGAACCCAACCTGCGAGTAAGACCCAAGGATTTTCAAACAGCTTAGTTACACCTTCCAATGATCCGAAATCGAATCCTCCCCTCGCATACAACGCAAGTATCAGCAAATACAATCCGGAAAGGACCAAAGGCCAAACCCCGTTTCTTACCAATAATTTAGTTACTCTAGCATTTGGAAGACCTGCGAGTAATAACCAGCCTATAATCGCAAAATTGCTAGCTAGTTTGAATGTTAATTCTGGAGTCATAAAACCTCTTAATTTCCCAGTTTGAAATGGGATTTACTTGAAAAATCTATTGTCGGTTCGAGAATGTTACTATTGGTAACACCGAATGTTACCAACGTCAACATTTTTTAGGAAATTTTTTATGCCTGCAAGGAAAAAAATGAAAAAGCCGGAAGGTTCTTATCATCATGGTAATTTGGCAGAAACCCTAAAAACATTAGCCTTAAAACGTCTAGAGAGTAGCAAGGATTCAACATTCACAATTAGGGAGATCGCAAGAGAAGCGGGAGTCAGCCATGCCGCAGCTTATAGACATTTTCCTTCTCATCGGGACCTTCTCGCTCA
This window encodes:
- a CDS encoding carboxypeptidase M32, giving the protein MWESELQNWENILPAFKTYRDEFRNIYHLRNIGSVLHWDMEIGIPSDGLGERGDQLSFLSGLAHKSFISDSFRSLAEKAREENSRSDAPGKSLRERELHLLFKDLDRSSCLPISWVEEFSKVTSQAHSIWVDARKKNDASSFLPILQKIVDLVFQKADYFGYSTEAYDALLDEYEPEAKASGLEVLFADLRKSLVPLIAKAKDAEFPFQGNFPIDSQIPFNTSLPVLLGLPESGFRLDSSAHPFSTSLGSFDKRITTRYEESDPLSSVYSVLHETGHALYEAGISLIVGGPSPLKDSVSLGVHESQSRLWENQVGRSKEFWQGIYPLFLKNLGISESSLPFSKLYSFVNKSKPSLIRVEADQITYNLHVILRFQIERAIFKKELALKDLSDAWKDGMKSLLGVDVPDDSQGFLQDVHWSGGAFGYFPTYSLGNIYAAQLYSAFVCQNPKFKDELKNRETSSLLNWLRKHVHSKGRSLEAKELIRQATGEEPNSKYLVEYLDSKINEQEEI
- a CDS encoding YnfA family protein; translated protein: MEYFKSVMIFIFAGLCEIGGGYLVWLWYKESKSVVYLIIGGLILALYGVVAALQSSSFGRVYATYGGFFIVMSLLWAWKMDGFQPDRYDIIGSLIALFGVAVIYYTPR
- a CDS encoding ABA4-like family protein, with amino-acid sequence MTPELTFKLASNFAIIGWLLLAGLPNARVTKLLVRNGVWPLVLSGLYLLILALYARGGFDFGSLEGVTKLFENPWVLLAGWVHYLAFDLFVGIWETKEAEVLGISKWILIPCLFLTLMFGPIGYLLFQIVRWRKGGNHASI